The Xenopus tropicalis strain Nigerian chromosome 7, UCB_Xtro_10.0, whole genome shotgun sequence genome includes a region encoding these proteins:
- the ndufa3 gene encoding NADH dehydrogenase [ubiquinone] 1 alpha subcomplex subunit 3 — protein MAALGKIGAFFKNAWAKEPVITVAAAIGILAVAVPLVSPYTKYTALLNQSTPYNYPVPVRDDGNMPDVPSHPTDKLGPNLDWFKKM, from the exons ATGGCAGCCCTCGGTA aaataggGGCATTCTTTAAAAATGCCTGGGCGAAAGAGCCAGTTATAACTGTTGCTGCCGCCATCGGAATTTTGG CTGTGGCAGTTCCGCTTGTAAGTCCCTACACAAAGTATACTGCATTGTTGAATCAATCAACACCCTACAATTACCCAG TTCCAGTTCGAGATGATGGCAACATGCCAGATGTCCCCAGTCATCCTACTGACAAACTTGGGCCTAATTTGGATTGGTTTAAGAAGATGTAA